In Arachis hypogaea cultivar Tifrunner chromosome 7, arahy.Tifrunner.gnm2.J5K5, whole genome shotgun sequence, the genomic window agccATATTGGGGATTTGCCGATTTGGTGCTGGACTGCAGCAATTGGGCCAATATTTTTTTGCAGTCAGTATCTAGAATTATCTAGATTTCTCTAAATGTAGATAATATTCAaagtgaaaataatatttttagtacctaaatatattattattcgaaacaaaaaataaaacacattattattattattattattattattattattattattattattattataatatagcAGTTGAATAACACATGTTAATTAAAGAGGATACATATTTAATCATAACAAgaacattaaaataaaatttatatattataccaaaaaatattagaaaagctTATCTTAGCAGGTAAAtgatcaaatttatttttgaaagattatttattttttaaattaattttaaaatttttttaattaaatttgtctttcaaaagttttaaattaattatattaattttttagtcatttttttgtTGATGGCACCATTTGGCACGATAAATATTACAACACACACATAAGAgttttaattaactattaacatgataagtttataaaattagatgaaatcaaaacttaattgaaaaaaaaatttaaagtattaaaatttttcaatttagaattgatttgatctgattttataaatttatcatgttaATCGCTAATTATGACTATTAGATATGTGTTATAGTATCATTTAACGTGtcatatcaataaattttaagatttttaataataaaagtgacaaaaaaactaaaataactgatttaaaatatttaaaaacgcatttaattattttttaaattaatttaaaaaataaattaaaaattaatttaacaatttACTCTTACCTTATTATTTGTTGAACGACGGCTATCATATAGGGGAATATAATTGCGAAAATTTGAGTCCTACTATTAGATATATATTTATACGTAAGAAAAATTGGTtggtaatatttatttaattaattaaaaaattggttggtgatatttatttaattaactcaataataataataataaataataataataataataataataataataataataataataataataataataataataataaaaagaagaagaaaaaggaattcttttttatttaacaatgACCAAAGCACatggtatatatataaaaataaaatacaggcataaatttaattaaaaatattatttatacattaaaattaattattaaaattagttattatatatttatatataaatatatatgttatttaatttatttttaatatatattttatattttaacatatattttatactaataattaattttaataattaattttaatatacacatagTAAAATCGAATTCGAATATAACAATAAGTAGTACAAAATTTGTAGAGCTAGAAAAATGTCATTCATATATtagaatattataataaaaaattgtagtaaaaaagttaaatttattttaagaaaaaaaagctCTATTGGATGGATAATGAATtagaatattatatttaatttaataagatTTGActttaaatatatgtattttcATCCGTATAGATTATTTAATGTTAGGTATCTTTAAATTTGTTTGTTATTCtgtttgttatttaatttttaacccTCATTTTATAGAGAATTTAGAGTTAAAATtcaatgtttaaaatttaaaatttttaaaaataactgtTGTTGGCTAAAAAATTGACTTTCTAATTGGACAAAATAATAACTTCGTTAATCGCAGTAGCTATAGCCTATAGGTAGTCGAAATTAAAATCCTTGATATCTAATTAAGTTTGAGGAAAAGTTGTTGCTATTTATAGTCGATAAATAACCATTGGatgactataataataataataataataataataataataataataataataataataataataataatagtggtaGTAAGATGAAAATTATATTATTGCTTTATGTTAAATTATATGAgtagtaataaattaataatttaatttgttacaaaaaaaagttgaataaatattcaattaataaattaaGTATAATGAACAAACTATATTACAACAATAATGTATTTATCTTATGTTATTTATCTTACCGTTATAATTATTTAACTACAATATAAAGTATACATATAACAATGCTTCTATTTATTTAGAGCAACTTATTACTTGTTAGTCATGAAATGGTTCGACCACTGCAGTCCAGCACACCAAATCTCCAGCATGGTTCAAATATCTTTTAATTAACAACGTACTTATATCTAATTAATCTTACTGCATAGAACGGAAAACAAGACTCCTAGTCCTAGACAGTCATAGAATAGAGCCTGACCCACGTAGCAGAGTTCACCAGCCACGCGTTGTTCTCTCAAGACAGCATCTCATCATGTTTATTTTTGCTATCAACACCATCAAAATTTCTACATATTTTATGTGTCAGATTGAGAGAAAAAATCAGATGGGtccctcctcttcttctttttcttgtcagCTATGTAATTTAATATGTATGTGAGTGCTTTTCACGAGAAAAtaccacttttttatttttttatcaggaATTGTGTACTTTTTCGTAAAAATAAGAGATAAGAAAGGTTAAGTATCTAATCAATTTTTACCTTCAACAAAATGGCATGAGAAGGAGGAATAGGATCAACAAACATGTCGCCTGCAATGTATTCAAGGTTGTCAGTTCCTTGCAAGCCAGCAACAACACTTGGGAGATCAAACACAGAGCACTTCAAGTTTGGGAATGATTCGGCGATGGCCTTTGCAACAGTCCCAGTACCTCCACCAACATCAACCAGTGATTCCAATCCCTCAAACACTCCCTTGCACTTATCATCAAGTAACAGACTACTAACAAATCGAGAATCACTTGCCATGCCGTCATTAAAGGATTGGCCATATTCAGGCACGCTATCAGTATACTCCCAAAACGTCATTCCGTGTGCGGTCCCAAATGCT contains:
- the LOC112702720 gene encoding trans-resveratrol di-O-methyltransferase isoform X2; this encodes MEFQSGEKADNAKFLKAHNHVWNHILSVKKTLSLKCAVELGIPDAMHNYGKPMPLSQLIASLPIHPSKTSFIHRLMRILIHSGIFTTENVTNDNNEVESGYVLTDSSMFLLKNNPFSVTSLMLFSLSPVTIKPWHHLSDWFKNDDLTAFGTAHGMTFWEYTDSVPEYGQSFNDGMASDSRFVSSLLLDDKCKGVFEGLESLVDVGGGTGTVAKAIAESFPNLKCSVFDLPSVVAGLQGTDNLEYIAGDMFVDPIPPSHAILLKLTRKRRRGGTHLIFSLNLTHKICRNFDGVDSKNKHDEMLS